In a genomic window of Bacteroidia bacterium:
- the rbfA gene encoding 30S ribosome-binding factor RbfA produces the protein MESRRQEKLSRLLQKELGQIFLTQGQSMFGTTFISVSKVRISADLGYARVYLSFLNVKEPMQLLGEVKMRNKEIRTKLAAIIKNQVRKIPELEFFYDDTMDYVEKIDKLFEEIKKKDNPSGEEDK, from the coding sequence ATGGAAAGCAGACGACAGGAAAAGCTCAGCCGCTTGCTCCAAAAGGAATTAGGGCAGATATTTCTCACTCAGGGGCAAAGCATGTTCGGCACTACATTTATTTCCGTGAGCAAAGTGCGCATTTCGGCAGATCTTGGATATGCCAGGGTTTATCTCAGCTTTTTAAATGTAAAGGAACCGATGCAACTTCTTGGCGAAGTGAAAATGCGCAATAAAGAAATCAGAACTAAACTCGCGGCCATCATCAAAAACCAGGTCAGGAAAATTCCGGAGCTTGAATTCTTTTATGACGATACGATGGATTACGTAGAGAAGATTGACAAACTATTTGAAGAAATCAAAAAAAAGGATAACCCTTCAGGGGAGGAAGACAAGTAG
- a CDS encoding ABC transporter ATP-binding protein, whose product MRIYWRILRYVRPYKGAIATHALFTVLAVIFGSFSIAMLQPVLKLLFSGENLTDIAARAPEYEFSVKYLLKYINFRIANLVEDGTIESRTNALLIIIGSVVTLNILGNVFSYFSVYFIGNIRTWTVEGIRSDLFNRLKGLQVSYFETGKKGDIMTRLTSDVNEVESSVAVTFESVLRDPLTIIAFMYLMFDFSWKLTLFIFVLLPLSAVLIGFIARSLKRDAFRSQEVFSSIMSLIDETVSGIRIIKAFNAENYISRIFHRYNSGYGKLHRKQWHKRMLAPPISEIMGVLTVALILWFGGQLVFQGTMDAEGFIVYIFFFIQILKPAKSLSGALSHIYKGIASGERIFNLMDTEVTIKDKPAASGVSDFKQSLRFNNLSFYYYKNEYVLRNIDLEIPKGKMYALVGPSGCGKTTLAEMLPRFYDPVEGSVTLDGADLRDLKVKDLRELIAIVTQEPILFNDSIYNNIAFGMHPVTEDQVMEAAKAANAHGFISETENGYRTMIGDRGALLSGGQRQRISIARAILKNPPILILDEATSALDTASEKIVQDALFRLMQHRTSLVIAHRLSTVQDADCIIAMDRGRIVEKGTHNELIAKDGLYKQLYSLQQVGMKE is encoded by the coding sequence ATGAGAATATACTGGCGAATATTGCGATACGTGCGGCCATATAAGGGCGCGATAGCCACGCATGCTTTATTTACCGTTCTTGCTGTGATATTCGGCAGTTTTTCAATTGCCATGTTGCAGCCTGTACTCAAGTTGCTTTTCTCCGGAGAGAATCTTACTGATATTGCTGCCAGAGCGCCTGAATATGAGTTCAGCGTAAAATACCTCCTGAAGTATATCAACTTCCGCATCGCAAACCTGGTGGAAGACGGAACCATTGAGAGCCGTACAAATGCGCTGCTGATCATCATCGGCAGTGTGGTGACGCTGAATATTCTTGGGAATGTTTTCAGCTATTTCAGCGTCTACTTTATCGGAAATATCAGGACCTGGACGGTAGAGGGTATTCGCAGCGATCTGTTCAACCGGCTGAAAGGATTGCAGGTGAGTTATTTTGAAACCGGCAAAAAAGGCGATATCATGACGCGGCTCACCTCAGACGTTAATGAAGTCGAATCATCCGTGGCGGTAACCTTCGAGTCGGTTTTGCGCGATCCGCTCACAATCATTGCATTTATGTACCTCATGTTTGATTTTAGCTGGAAACTCACGCTGTTTATTTTCGTGTTGCTTCCTCTTTCGGCTGTGCTTATCGGCTTTATAGCCCGCAGCCTCAAGCGGGATGCATTCCGCTCTCAGGAGGTATTTTCCAGCATTATGAGCCTGATAGACGAAACAGTGTCCGGGATCAGGATCATCAAAGCATTTAATGCTGAAAACTATATTTCCAGAATATTTCACCGGTACAACAGCGGGTATGGAAAATTGCACAGAAAGCAATGGCATAAGCGAATGCTGGCTCCTCCCATATCCGAGATCATGGGCGTACTGACGGTGGCGCTCATCCTATGGTTTGGCGGCCAGCTCGTTTTCCAGGGAACTATGGATGCTGAGGGTTTTATCGTATATATTTTCTTTTTCATTCAAATTTTGAAACCTGCCAAATCCCTGTCGGGTGCCCTTAGCCATATCTATAAAGGAATCGCTTCAGGGGAGCGAATTTTCAACCTCATGGATACGGAGGTCACCATTAAGGATAAACCTGCGGCAAGTGGAGTGAGCGATTTTAAGCAATCCTTGCGATTCAACAATCTCAGTTTTTATTATTATAAAAATGAATATGTGCTTCGGAATATTGATCTTGAAATTCCGAAGGGTAAAATGTACGCACTGGTGGGTCCGTCCGGTTGTGGAAAAACCACGCTGGCGGAAATGCTTCCACGGTTTTATGATCCGGTGGAAGGAAGCGTGACGCTGGACGGGGCGGATCTTCGTGACCTGAAGGTGAAAGACCTCCGGGAACTGATCGCAATCGTAACGCAGGAACCCATTCTTTTTAATGATTCGATATATAATAACATTGCCTTTGGAATGCATCCGGTAACGGAAGACCAGGTGATGGAAGCGGCAAAAGCTGCTAACGCCCACGGATTTATCAGTGAAACCGAGAATGGCTACCGGACAATGATCGGAGACCGCGGAGCATTGCTCTCAGGTGGACAACGGCAGCGCATCAGCATTGCCCGCGCTATTCTGAAAAACCCACCCATCCTTATCCTGGACGAAGCTACCTCAGCGCTGGATACCGCGTCTGAGAAGATCGTTCAGGACGCCTTGTTCCGGTTAATGCAGCACCGGACCAGCCTCGTTATTGCCCACCGGCTCAGCACAGTGCAGGATGCAGATTGCATCATTGCAATGGACCGAGGCCGAATTGTGGAAAAGGGTACGCACAATGAGCTTATTGCCAAAGACGGCCTCTACAAGCAGCTTTATTCTTTGCAGCAAGTTGGGATGAAGGAGTAA
- a CDS encoding T9SS type A sorting domain-containing protein, whose protein sequence is MMKHFTLTHAALPFLLLSVFIMAPKNGQAQLTVDSLEKNFIIDFDNTLSGVNNGQYTGAGFAPAPSTGQLDAGAWATTGMSDGNSDFGDTETAGDFAIGSSSGGVGTGGFYAFEVSTDDYAFGVQPTGTDFNGGNITLRILNSTGSRIDSFDIAYDIYVYNDQGRSNYWELAHSEDNGNYHRESTLDYNSPESADSLPEWQPVSRSITITNISVANNAYFYIRWLTDNFSGGGSRDEFGLDNISITAYGNIITGTSLLEAGAGTLADKLSSLESTHNPSILNFDFKVTDDGDTSSTDALPLILEAIQIEQGPANEISDWTAAIKGAKLSDGTNHFDATAINAGNIQFSGIDTAQSQLGHIADDSAKTYQLSIWLKSEFEGDLPDSIDGKIFDFEVSEKSFSLPSAGSSGLLPSQSINSGAGQNEVDVVATEIHFTKVPFIIAINVDFGVEIKATDVNGNLDRDEQSSVTLERATGTGSLSRGTGLAENLINGIYSWSNLLYDSVEIFSITTQSDSLNNATSTDIEAVNLLYTVFDDFDRSNTNTVGIPSSGGSQAWEEIECDTFNGRIGIEGSALFLSNSIDTGKGCESCSTAPEILSYDMSGEYATQFHQAEHLLVWAFNIKQPRNNPSGFRGNNYGAAVVLGCDEEDFNSSSADGYAVVMGNTGEDPWRLVHFSGGLSSLGTGQATDIASVPTAGVEDNYWSIKVTYDPCGGSGHWNLAARDDGQSDFNDPVTVNATPSIGSNNLHSLKDLKYFGAAWYHATACDQKMLVDNISIPGAIDIGQSTYAWIGATGHDYQDPDNWSPARTCIRLSDILLFNSGGNDSMVNVPTQTLAQFRIDDNTRVVLCNTSGKLTLNGRNDTALYVSSGSSLIIDSDNALEIEISQGANAFLEDSVIFRNSDGTGRAHRIQGLDSASVIFKHGSVFFAQSLSGSPFGNTGQVNTTIFEDGATYISEAGGNPFSLSQPSSKVVFHSNSLYRHQQSGNRLSLSGRTYGNVEINFIVNSTSGSKGNKVVMQDITLKSGAEWNLIFALLSDSALDIEILGDLTIEAGASISFDPKDTSYLIFAGTGEQVVSGDSAITFGDNAGVRINNQDRVRIEQDWELNGFFDLANGIADIGSHGISLGPDILLTGGDLTTYFATSETGMLRREIADTTAHHFPIGHNPYLPIVIECEDCDGGEAISAHVEDGINSQPDGNGNDETNMTVLKTWVIETPPGTDSNTYTITVQWNNTDQEPNPGESNATNYVGFGYGLSTDTEWNKQEISPADNPASGIYAKTLSGIRLAPGETYVFGIGDTTSPVPVELISFTGRLQQDDVLLEWKTASELNNSHFVIERSADAQTFEAIDRVPGAGTTAQPRSYSYLDLAPKGEVLYYRLLQADFDGQVEYSPVVVISRSGEERASLTVLANPVRSQLQVNVQLSDDSQVRMQLVDMTGRQRLTRMINLNKGKHLLNINMDDLPAGFYLFNAEMDGKIYSHKIFKLN, encoded by the coding sequence ATGATGAAACATTTTACACTAACACATGCAGCGCTGCCTTTTCTGCTCTTATCAGTATTCATAATGGCTCCGAAAAACGGACAGGCACAACTGACTGTGGATAGCCTTGAAAAGAACTTTATTATAGATTTTGACAACACACTGAGCGGAGTGAACAATGGTCAATACACAGGTGCCGGATTTGCGCCAGCTCCCTCCACCGGGCAACTGGACGCGGGTGCATGGGCAACCACAGGTATGTCAGACGGCAATTCCGACTTTGGTGATACGGAGACCGCGGGTGATTTTGCAATTGGTAGCAGTTCCGGTGGTGTGGGTACGGGTGGATTCTATGCCTTTGAAGTATCAACCGATGATTATGCTTTTGGTGTGCAGCCAACAGGAACGGATTTTAACGGGGGAAATATAACCCTGAGAATTCTCAATTCCACGGGCAGCAGAATTGACAGCTTTGACATAGCCTATGATATATATGTTTATAATGATCAAGGTCGTTCCAACTACTGGGAACTTGCACATTCAGAGGATAATGGCAATTACCATAGGGAAAGCACTTTGGATTATAACTCACCGGAATCAGCGGATAGTCTACCTGAATGGCAACCCGTAAGCAGGTCCATTACCATCACCAATATTTCAGTTGCGAACAATGCCTATTTCTATATAAGATGGTTAACGGATAATTTCAGCGGAGGTGGCAGCCGGGATGAATTTGGCCTTGACAATATCTCGATTACGGCTTATGGAAATATCATAACTGGAACAAGCTTGCTGGAAGCCGGAGCAGGTACTTTAGCTGACAAGCTTTCTTCATTGGAAAGCACACACAATCCATCCATCTTGAACTTCGATTTCAAGGTGACCGATGACGGAGATACATCGTCTACAGATGCGCTGCCTCTGATACTTGAAGCCATCCAAATTGAACAAGGTCCCGCCAATGAAATTTCTGACTGGACAGCGGCCATAAAAGGTGCAAAGCTTTCAGATGGCACAAATCATTTTGATGCTACGGCCATTAATGCCGGCAACATTCAGTTCAGCGGAATTGACACGGCCCAGAGTCAATTGGGCCATATTGCAGACGATTCAGCCAAAACCTATCAACTCAGTATCTGGCTGAAATCAGAATTTGAAGGTGATCTGCCGGATTCAATAGACGGGAAGATTTTTGATTTTGAAGTATCCGAAAAAAGTTTTTCGCTCCCATCCGCAGGCAGCAGTGGACTTCTACCATCACAAAGCATTAATAGCGGAGCTGGCCAGAATGAAGTAGATGTGGTGGCTACTGAGATTCATTTTACGAAAGTCCCTTTCATTATTGCCATAAATGTGGACTTTGGTGTAGAGATCAAAGCAACCGATGTTAATGGGAATCTTGACCGGGATGAGCAGAGCAGCGTAACCCTTGAACGGGCCACCGGGACGGGGAGCCTCTCCAGAGGTACAGGATTAGCCGAGAACTTAATAAACGGCATTTATTCCTGGAGCAACCTCCTGTATGACTCTGTTGAAATATTTTCGATAACAACGCAATCCGATTCCCTTAATAATGCCACCTCAACAGATATTGAGGCAGTTAACCTTCTGTATACCGTTTTTGATGATTTTGACAGGAGCAATACCAATACAGTGGGGATTCCCTCTTCCGGGGGCAGCCAGGCATGGGAAGAAATTGAATGTGACACTTTTAATGGCAGAATTGGTATTGAAGGCAGTGCTTTGTTTCTGTCCAATTCCATAGATACCGGAAAGGGATGTGAGTCTTGCAGTACGGCTCCCGAGATTCTCTCTTATGATATGTCAGGAGAATACGCCACGCAGTTTCATCAGGCGGAGCATTTGCTCGTTTGGGCATTTAATATAAAGCAACCTCGTAATAATCCTAGCGGCTTTCGAGGCAATAATTATGGTGCAGCAGTGGTGCTTGGTTGCGATGAAGAAGATTTCAATTCATCAAGTGCTGATGGATATGCCGTGGTAATGGGAAACACAGGAGAAGATCCCTGGCGACTCGTTCATTTTTCAGGTGGACTGAGCTCACTCGGTACCGGGCAGGCCACAGATATAGCTTCTGTACCCACAGCAGGTGTGGAAGACAATTACTGGAGCATCAAAGTAACTTACGATCCTTGCGGTGGTAGCGGACACTGGAACCTGGCAGCCAGGGATGATGGCCAATCAGATTTTAACGATCCCGTAACGGTAAACGCCACGCCATCAATCGGAAGCAATAATCTTCATTCATTAAAGGACCTGAAATATTTCGGAGCAGCCTGGTATCACGCCACAGCTTGCGATCAGAAAATGTTAGTTGACAACATCAGCATTCCGGGAGCAATTGACATCGGGCAATCCACTTATGCATGGATCGGGGCAACGGGCCACGACTATCAGGACCCTGATAACTGGAGTCCTGCGCGGACGTGTATCAGGTTATCGGATATCTTATTGTTTAACAGCGGAGGCAATGATTCTATGGTAAATGTTCCTACACAAACACTTGCACAATTCCGGATAGATGATAACACGCGGGTGGTGCTTTGTAATACTTCCGGTAAGCTAACGCTGAATGGAAGAAACGATACCGCGCTTTATGTTTCATCGGGTAGCTCGCTCATTATAGACTCAGATAATGCTTTGGAGATTGAAATTTCACAAGGGGCAAATGCATTTTTGGAGGATAGCGTAATCTTCAGGAATTCAGATGGGACCGGGCGTGCTCATCGGATACAGGGATTGGATTCAGCCAGTGTTATTTTTAAGCACGGCTCCGTCTTTTTTGCACAGTCGCTCTCCGGTAGTCCTTTTGGAAATACCGGTCAGGTCAATACTACCATTTTTGAGGACGGAGCAACCTACATTTCAGAAGCAGGCGGAAATCCGTTTAGTCTCTCACAACCCAGTTCCAAAGTAGTTTTTCATTCTAACAGCCTTTACCGGCACCAGCAATCAGGCAACCGACTTTCTCTGTCAGGAAGAACCTATGGAAACGTAGAAATCAATTTCATCGTGAACAGTACATCCGGGAGCAAGGGGAACAAGGTTGTGATGCAAGATATAACTTTGAAATCAGGTGCTGAATGGAATTTGATATTTGCCCTGTTGTCCGATAGCGCACTGGACATAGAAATACTGGGAGATCTGACGATTGAAGCAGGCGCCTCCATTTCCTTTGACCCTAAAGATACCTCCTATTTGATTTTTGCAGGAACAGGAGAACAGGTTGTCTCTGGTGATAGCGCCATTACTTTTGGAGATAATGCAGGCGTCAGGATCAACAACCAGGACCGGGTAAGGATAGAACAGGACTGGGAACTAAACGGCTTTTTTGATCTGGCGAATGGAATTGCAGATATCGGCAGCCACGGCATTTCGTTAGGACCGGATATTCTGCTCACTGGCGGAGATTTAACTACATATTTTGCCACAAGCGAGACCGGAATGCTCAGGCGCGAAATAGCCGATACCACCGCACACCACTTCCCAATCGGCCATAATCCTTATTTGCCAATTGTGATCGAATGCGAAGATTGTGACGGAGGTGAAGCAATCAGCGCTCACGTGGAAGACGGCATCAACTCGCAGCCGGACGGAAATGGTAATGATGAAACCAACATGACTGTGCTCAAGACCTGGGTGATTGAAACACCTCCCGGTACCGATTCTAATACTTATACCATTACCGTTCAATGGAATAATACAGATCAGGAACCCAATCCGGGCGAGAGCAATGCCACCAACTATGTGGGTTTTGGATATGGCCTTTCCACTGATACTGAATGGAACAAGCAGGAAATTTCGCCTGCTGATAACCCGGCTTCGGGTATTTATGCCAAAACCCTTAGCGGGATTAGACTTGCTCCGGGAGAAACCTATGTATTTGGAATAGGTGATACGACTTCACCAGTGCCAGTGGAGCTCATTTCTTTTACAGGCCGCTTGCAACAGGATGATGTTCTCCTGGAATGGAAAACGGCATCTGAGCTGAATAACAGCCATTTCGTAATAGAGCGCTCAGCAGATGCGCAAACCTTTGAAGCCATTGATCGCGTGCCGGGAGCCGGAACTACTGCACAGCCCCGCTCCTATTCTTACCTTGACCTTGCGCCCAAAGGTGAGGTTCTCTACTACCGGCTTTTGCAGGCAGACTTTGATGGTCAGGTGGAATATTCCCCGGTTGTGGTGATTTCCCGGTCTGGCGAAGAAAGGGCTTCCTTAACCGTGCTCGCCAATCCTGTGCGCTCACAGTTACAGGTGAATGTTCAACTGTCGGATGATTCGCAAGTGAGAATGCAATTGGTGGATATGACCGGCCGGCAGCGCCTCACCCGAATGATTAACCTTAATAAAGGAAAGCATTTGTTGAATATAAACATGGATGATCTGCCTGCGGGTTTTTATCTGTTCAATGCTGAAATGGACGGAAAAATATATTCCCATAAAATCTTCAAACTGAATTAA
- a CDS encoding alpha/beta hydrolase, whose translation MRKTISSFIRIGTGIAGAVLLSLLLLYMIQENLIFYPDRIQDDYRFEFPWKFDEKNFETAPGVRINALHFRTEGKSKGVIFYLHGNAGSLKSWGWVAEDFVPRGWDLLIIDYRTYGKSKGRLSETALYQDAQFIYQELLREDQEEHIIVFGRSLGTGIATKIAADNNPKQLILETPFYNFADLIQSIYPALPMWMLSYHFPNDQHLKSVKCPVVMLHGTQDEIVYYKSSEKLLKHISSKAELVPVTGGSHNDLRNFPEYQAALDRILK comes from the coding sequence GTGAGAAAAACCATCAGCAGCTTCATTAGAATTGGGACAGGAATAGCAGGTGCGGTGCTGCTGAGCTTACTACTATTATATATGATACAGGAAAATCTCATTTTTTACCCTGACCGGATTCAGGACGATTACCGCTTTGAATTTCCGTGGAAGTTTGATGAGAAGAATTTTGAGACGGCTCCGGGTGTACGCATCAATGCACTGCATTTCAGGACGGAGGGAAAATCGAAGGGCGTAATCTTTTACCTGCACGGCAATGCCGGCAGCCTGAAGTCCTGGGGCTGGGTAGCCGAAGATTTTGTACCGCGCGGCTGGGATTTGCTGATCATAGATTACCGTACCTATGGCAAGAGCAAGGGCCGCCTCAGTGAAACCGCTTTATACCAGGATGCGCAGTTCATTTACCAGGAGCTGCTCAGGGAAGATCAGGAAGAGCACATCATCGTTTTCGGGAGATCTTTGGGGACGGGAATCGCCACCAAAATTGCAGCGGACAATAACCCGAAGCAGCTTATCCTGGAAACTCCCTTTTACAATTTTGCGGATCTCATCCAGTCCATTTATCCTGCGTTGCCGATGTGGATGCTGAGCTATCATTTTCCAAACGACCAGCACCTCAAATCCGTGAAATGTCCGGTAGTGATGCTGCACGGAACCCAGGATGAAATCGTGTATTATAAATCCTCGGAAAAATTGCTGAAGCACATTTCTTCAAAAGCTGAGCTTGTGCCGGTTACCGGAGGTTCCCATAATGATCTCAGGAATTTTCCGGAATACCAGGCTGCACTGGATCGTATTCTGAAATAA
- a CDS encoding riboflavin synthase, which produces MFSGIIETMGKLQQVESHGENLRFLINCVLVPELKVDQSIAHNGVCLTVEAVHSDVYQVTAVAETLRKTNLHLLQPGHLINLERSVTLQTRLDGHLVQGHADTTARCTALTEAGGSWEFTFAHEPGPTHLIVEKGSVTVNGISLTAFNVSPGQFSVAIIPYTFEHTNLHLLKPKDLVNIEFDLIGKYVATVLQRQR; this is translated from the coding sequence ATGTTCAGCGGTATAATTGAAACGATGGGGAAATTGCAGCAAGTGGAATCGCATGGCGAAAATCTCCGATTTCTTATCAATTGTGTGCTTGTTCCTGAACTGAAGGTAGATCAAAGCATTGCACACAACGGGGTTTGCCTTACGGTAGAGGCTGTGCATTCTGATGTCTATCAGGTTACAGCAGTGGCGGAAACATTGCGGAAAACCAACCTGCATCTTCTTCAGCCTGGCCACCTTATCAACCTTGAACGCTCTGTGACTTTACAGACCCGCTTAGACGGCCATTTGGTGCAGGGACATGCGGACACGACCGCCCGCTGTACCGCCCTTACCGAAGCTGGAGGAAGCTGGGAATTCACCTTTGCCCATGAGCCTGGACCCACCCATCTTATTGTGGAAAAAGGTTCTGTTACCGTAAATGGCATCAGCCTTACTGCCTTCAATGTTTCTCCGGGGCAATTCTCAGTTGCCATTATTCCCTACACTTTTGAACATACCAACCTGCATCTTTTAAAACCGAAGGACTTGGTGAATATCGAATTTGATTTGATCGGGAAATATGTGGCAACCGTGCTCCAACGGCAGCGGTAG
- a CDS encoding cyclase family protein, which produces MDTARIQDLEFDLSSPVDITIPLRQENNPNAFYLPKPKFEAAVAGSFVGDVNRGGSCNVNNICLSPHGNGTHTECAGHISNERHFIKDALRQFHFVALLLSVEPAEAGPDKMVTLGAVQQTWNRLNPVATPAALVLRTLPNSEEKKQRVWSGSNPPHLEPDLVHWLNKQSIRHLLLDLPSVDREDDPNLSGHHIFFGYPQQPDLHKTITEMIYVPDSATDGLYLLNLQVLALESDASPSHPVLFPFINQ; this is translated from the coding sequence ATGGATACTGCCCGCATTCAGGATCTTGAATTTGATCTTTCCTCGCCCGTTGATATTACGATTCCCCTCCGGCAGGAGAATAACCCAAATGCTTTTTACCTGCCGAAGCCAAAATTTGAGGCTGCTGTGGCCGGAAGTTTTGTGGGAGACGTGAATCGTGGCGGAAGCTGCAATGTGAACAATATTTGTCTGAGTCCACACGGCAACGGGACGCATACAGAATGTGCCGGCCACATCAGCAATGAACGTCATTTTATTAAGGATGCACTGCGGCAGTTTCATTTTGTAGCCCTTCTTCTTTCTGTAGAACCTGCGGAAGCCGGACCTGATAAGATGGTGACATTGGGAGCCGTGCAGCAAACCTGGAACCGGCTGAATCCTGTGGCGACCCCGGCCGCGCTGGTCCTGCGCACCCTCCCGAATTCTGAGGAAAAGAAACAGCGGGTGTGGAGTGGCAGCAATCCCCCCCATCTGGAACCGGATCTCGTGCATTGGCTGAATAAGCAGTCCATCCGGCATCTGCTCCTTGACCTGCCGTCTGTTGACCGTGAAGATGATCCAAATCTAAGCGGCCATCATATTTTCTTTGGATATCCGCAACAGCCGGATTTGCATAAAACGATCACAGAAATGATCTACGTTCCGGATTCTGCAACTGATGGCTTGTACCTTCTTAACTTACAAGTGCTGGCACTGGAAAGTGATGCCAGCCCGAGCCACCCGGTACTTTTTCCGTTCATTAATCAATAA
- a CDS encoding NYN domain-containing protein, with protein MANTNSRLTKIGVFYDGNYFMHVSNYYYYNHPRKARIDLGGLHYFIRNRVSEELKTDSRLCQIVDAHYFRGRLNAQDAYQNNKLFYDRIFDDVLMNEGVITHYFPLRNKGGRKEEKGLDVWLALEAYELAMYKKFDVVVLVGSDGDYVPLARKLNTLGVTVMVLCWDFEFTDDSGREIVTRTSQHLLEEVSFAVPMHELINNKLKRSDPMINNLFVQQEQQRPIVVARPYQELGDGERKLSQIFSLHNGFGFIAFPPNNLFFHYSDMEEGEFNELEPGDEVTFRIDQNDRGEDVAKQVRREDVSHLSPEEDEDEKELDEVMEPEDEENEVE; from the coding sequence ATGGCTAACACAAATTCCCGGTTGACAAAAATCGGGGTATTCTATGACGGCAACTATTTCATGCACGTCAGCAATTATTACTACTACAACCATCCGCGCAAGGCAAGAATTGATCTGGGAGGGCTCCATTATTTTATCCGGAACCGAGTAAGCGAAGAGCTGAAAACAGATTCGCGTCTGTGCCAGATTGTGGATGCGCATTATTTCAGAGGGCGGCTTAATGCCCAGGATGCTTACCAGAACAACAAGCTTTTCTACGATCGCATTTTTGACGATGTGCTGATGAATGAAGGCGTCATCACCCATTATTTCCCGCTGCGAAACAAAGGCGGCCGCAAGGAAGAAAAGGGCCTTGATGTATGGCTGGCGCTGGAGGCGTACGAGCTTGCCATGTACAAAAAGTTTGATGTGGTGGTGCTGGTAGGCTCCGATGGCGATTACGTCCCACTGGCGAGGAAGCTCAATACGCTGGGTGTAACGGTGATGGTTTTGTGCTGGGACTTTGAATTCACAGATGATTCAGGCCGGGAAATCGTAACGCGCACAAGCCAGCACCTGCTGGAGGAAGTGAGCTTTGCGGTGCCCATGCATGAGCTGATCAATAATAAGCTCAAACGCAGCGACCCGATGATCAACAATCTCTTCGTGCAGCAGGAGCAACAGCGCCCGATCGTGGTTGCGCGGCCCTACCAGGAATTAGGCGATGGAGAAAGAAAGCTAAGCCAGATATTCAGCCTGCACAATGGATTTGGCTTCATTGCATTTCCGCCAAACAATCTTTTCTTTCATTATTCTGATATGGAAGAAGGCGAGTTCAATGAACTTGAACCGGGAGATGAAGTGACTTTCAGGATTGACCAGAACGACCGGGGCGAAGACGTGGCGAAGCAGGTACGCAGGGAAGACGTAAGTCATCTTTCTCCAGAGGAAGATGAAGACGAAAAGGAACTTGATGAAGTAATGGAACCTGAGGACGAAGAGAACGAAGTGGAGTAA